In Buchnera aphidicola (Chaitophorus populicola), a single window of DNA contains:
- the truA gene encoding tRNA pseudouridine(38-40) synthase TruA, producing the protein MFNLAFGIEYDGSNYYGWESQIRIYSIKNILEYAISKIANHKVKIFCAGRTDSGVHAYNQVINFKTISKRKKKSWIRGVNSFLPKDISVIWVQNVLNEFHARYSAISRTYRYIIYNNTIRSSILKNRVNNIFFKLDVEKMNQSSQILIGEHDFSSFRAARCQSYSSFRKIIHINVYRKKKYFIIIDITANAFLYRMVRNIVGALIEIGRGRKSKSWLLYILNIKNRKLSAPTVLAQGLYLLSISYPKHFNIFNQNMNYFFSFL; encoded by the coding sequence ATGTTCAATTTAGCTTTTGGAATAGAATATGATGGAAGTAATTATTATGGATGGGAAAGTCAAATAAGAATTTATTCAATTAAAAATATATTAGAATATGCTATATCTAAAATAGCTAATCATAAAGTAAAAATTTTTTGTGCTGGAAGAACTGATTCTGGAGTGCATGCTTATAATCAAGTAATTAATTTTAAAACTATTTCTAAAAGAAAAAAAAAATCTTGGATAAGAGGCGTAAATAGTTTTTTACCTAAAGATATTTCAGTAATATGGGTTCAAAATGTTTTAAATGAATTTCATGCACGTTATTCTGCTATTTCAAGAACTTATCGTTATATTATATATAATAATACTATTAGATCATCTATTTTAAAAAATAGAGTTAATAATATTTTTTTTAAATTAGATGTAGAAAAAATGAATCAATCTAGTCAGATTTTAATTGGAGAGCATGATTTTTCTTCTTTTAGAGCTGCGCGATGTCAATCTTATAGTTCTTTTAGAAAAATTATACATATTAATGTATATAGAAAAAAAAAATATTTTATTATAATTGATATAACAGCAAATGCTTTTTTATATCGTATGGTACGTAATATTGTCGGAGCTTTAATAGAAATAGGTCGTGGTAGAAAAAGTAAATCATGGTTATTATATATTTTAAATATAAAAAATAGAAAATTATCTGCTCCTACAGTATTAGCTCAAGGTTTATATTTATTATCTATAAGTTATCCTAAGCATTTTAATATATTTAATCAAAATATGAATTATTTTTTTAGTTTTTTATAA
- the secA gene encoding preprotein translocase subunit SecA, with protein MFFNFFRRFFSSRNERILNKLNIIVEKINKLELIYKNFTDEKLKQNTLFFKKRLQNKEKLEDLLIESYATVREASVRVFNMRHFDVQILGGIVLNNQCIAEMQTGEGKTLTSTLPAYLNALTGNGVHIITMNDYLAKRDSDKNRILFEFLGLTVGLNLPELSFSKKKQAYSADITYGTNNEFGFDYLRDNMVTSKKNQVQRKLNYALIDEVDSILIDEARTPLIISGEEKNSSKLYIKINKIISSLIQQETDDTEEFTGTGDFFLDEKLKQVYLTERGLIKVEKILVQKKIINPNESLYSSNNIKLLHHIISSLKAHKLFTKDVDYLVQGQEIVIVDEHTGRIMKGRRWSDGLHQSVEAKENVLVKNENKTLASITFQNYFRLYKKLSGMTGTAYTESFEFRTIYNLDTVVIPTNRPMIREDFSDLVYMTEKEKIEAIIKDIQKCYFKKQPVLVGTVSIEKSELISKKLTNLNIKHNVLNAKFHKKEADIIAQAGKIGAVTIATNMAGRGTDIILGGYFEDKYLNNNQNNAKKDVLDTKKKEWKKNHKLVLSVGGLHVIGTERHESRRIDNQLKGRSGRQGDIGSSRFYISMEDALIRIFSSSKIIDLMRKIGMKYGESIESVWVNKAILNAQKKVENRNFDVRKQLLEYDNVINEQRKVIYKQRNILLNKENIFSTITDISKDVFLSVIKKYLYTNHTKSIFNKFISLEKFLLKKFHIKIAFPNYLKSMDKHYKNKILNLVLKKFKINYFIKENLIGSKNMRNIEKSIMLKKIDLFWQEHLSDMEYLRQGIHLRGYAQKDPKLEYKRESFIIFSNMLESLKYEVILELSQISLSQFDPYGDQKVNYKFSINNKYLKKARKYFLKNKNIEDYCIEYDNLKKNISRNDLCYCQSGKKYKYCHGILK; from the coding sequence ATGTTTTTTAATTTTTTTAGAAGATTTTTTAGTAGTAGAAATGAAAGGATATTAAATAAATTAAATATTATTGTAGAAAAAATAAATAAATTGGAATTAATTTATAAAAATTTTACAGATGAAAAATTAAAGCAAAATACGTTATTTTTTAAAAAACGTTTACAGAATAAAGAAAAATTAGAAGATTTATTAATTGAATCATATGCTACAGTAAGAGAAGCAAGTGTAAGAGTATTTAATATGCGTCATTTTGACGTTCAAATATTAGGTGGTATTGTTTTAAATAATCAATGTATAGCTGAAATGCAAACAGGAGAAGGAAAAACTTTAACGTCAACTTTGCCAGCTTATTTGAACGCTCTTACAGGAAATGGAGTTCATATTATTACAATGAATGATTATTTAGCAAAAAGAGATTCAGATAAAAATCGTATTTTATTTGAATTCTTAGGGTTAACAGTTGGATTAAATTTGCCTGAATTATCTTTTTCTAAAAAAAAACAAGCTTATTCTGCAGATATAACTTACGGCACAAACAATGAGTTTGGTTTTGATTATTTACGAGATAATATGGTGACTTCTAAAAAAAATCAAGTGCAAAGAAAATTAAATTATGCATTAATTGATGAAGTTGATTCAATTTTAATTGATGAAGCTCGTACTCCTTTAATTATTTCTGGAGAAGAAAAAAATTCTTCTAAACTATATATTAAAATTAATAAAATTATTTCTAGTTTAATACAACAAGAGACAGATGATACAGAAGAATTTACTGGAACTGGTGATTTTTTTTTAGATGAAAAATTAAAACAAGTTTATTTAACAGAAAGAGGATTAATAAAAGTAGAAAAAATATTAGTACAAAAAAAAATTATTAATCCAAATGAATCATTATATTCTTCTAATAATATAAAATTATTACATCATATTATATCTTCTTTAAAAGCTCATAAATTATTTACTAAAGATGTAGATTATTTAGTTCAAGGCCAAGAAATTGTGATAGTAGATGAACATACAGGAAGAATTATGAAAGGTAGACGTTGGTCAGATGGATTACATCAATCTGTAGAAGCAAAAGAAAATGTTTTAGTAAAAAATGAAAACAAAACTTTAGCTTCAATTACTTTTCAAAATTATTTTAGATTATATAAAAAACTATCTGGTATGACAGGTACTGCATATACTGAATCTTTTGAATTTAGAACTATTTATAATTTAGATACTGTCGTAATTCCAACGAATCGTCCTATGATTCGTGAAGATTTTTCAGATTTAGTATATATGACAGAAAAAGAAAAAATTGAAGCAATTATTAAAGATATTCAAAAATGTTACTTTAAAAAACAACCAGTATTAGTTGGCACAGTATCTATAGAAAAATCTGAATTAATTTCAAAAAAATTAACTAATTTAAATATTAAACATAATGTTTTAAACGCGAAATTTCATAAAAAAGAAGCTGATATTATCGCTCAAGCTGGGAAAATAGGTGCTGTAACTATTGCTACTAATATGGCTGGAAGAGGAACAGATATTATTTTAGGAGGATATTTTGAAGATAAATATTTAAATAATAATCAAAATAATGCTAAAAAAGATGTTTTGGATACAAAAAAAAAAGAATGGAAAAAAAATCATAAATTAGTATTATCTGTAGGAGGATTACATGTAATTGGTACTGAAAGGCATGAATCTAGGAGAATTGATAATCAATTAAAAGGTCGTTCTGGACGTCAAGGAGACATAGGATCTTCTAGATTTTATATTTCCATGGAAGATGCATTAATTAGAATATTCTCTTCTTCTAAAATTATAGATTTAATGAGAAAAATTGGAATGAAATACGGGGAGTCGATTGAAAGTGTTTGGGTTAATAAAGCTATTTTAAATGCACAAAAAAAAGTTGAAAATAGAAATTTTGATGTTAGAAAACAATTATTAGAATATGATAATGTAATTAATGAACAAAGAAAAGTTATATATAAGCAAAGAAATATTTTATTAAACAAAGAGAATATTTTTTCTACTATAACAGATATATCTAAAGATGTATTTTTATCAGTAATTAAAAAATATTTATATACAAATCATACAAAATCTATTTTTAATAAATTTATTTCACTAGAAAAATTTTTATTAAAAAAATTTCATATAAAAATTGCTTTTCCAAATTATTTAAAAAGTATGGATAAACATTATAAAAATAAAATTTTAAATTTAGTATTAAAAAAATTTAAAATAAATTATTTTATTAAAGAAAATTTAATTGGTTCTAAAAATATGAGAAATATAGAAAAATCTATTATGTTAAAAAAAATAGATTTATTTTGGCAAGAACATTTATCTGATATGGAATATTTAAGACAAGGAATACATTTAAGGGGATATGCTCAAAAAGATCCTAAATTAGAATATAAACGTGAATCTTTTATTATTTTTTCAAATATGTTAGAGTCATTAAAATATGAAGTAATTTTAGAATTAAGTCAAATTAGTTTATCTCAATTTGATCCATATGGTGATCAAAAAGTAAATTATAAATTTTCTATTAATAATAAATATCTTAAAAAAGCAAGAAAATATTTTTTAAAAAATAAAAATATTGAAGATTATTGTATTGAATATGATAATCTTAAAAAAAATATATCAAGAAATGATTTATGTTATTGCCAATCAGGTAAAAAATATAAATATTGTCATGGTATTTTAAAATAA
- the aceE gene encoding pyruvate dehydrogenase (acetyl-transferring), homodimeric type: MFQNNYKDIDIDPIETQEWIDSMKSIIQEDGNNRGIFIIRSILKKYKNIFNSCLKKNLISDYINTISVENEENYPGNLKLEKKICTAVRWNAIMMVLRASKKKLDLGGHLASFQSSAIIYEVCFNHFFHADHESFLGDIIYFQGHISPGIYSRAFLEGRISENKLNNFRQEIGGKGLSSYPHPKLMSDFWQFPTVSMGLGPICAIYQAKFLKYLCNRNLIKFNKRKIYAFLGDGEMDEPESKGAIHIASREKLDNLIFLINCNLQRLDGPVIGNGKIINELESFFYGAGWKIIKVIWGSKWDKLFKKDKSGKLIQLMNETLDGDYQTFTSKDGAYIRKNFFGKYPETIKLVKNMTDQEIWNLNRGGHDFKKVYTALKKAQEVKNKPVVIFFHTIKGYGLGSSIAATNIAHQVKKISFKDIVNISYNFKLSFSDTELKKLPYITFSKFSDEYKYLHNRRKKLGGYIPKRRKNFTEHIFIPDLIDFKSLFLPQTKKISTTIAFVRVLYILLNNLNIKDRIVPIIADEARTFGMEGLFRKVGIYNFNGQNYVPQDQEILSYYKEDQKGQILQEGINELGAAASWIAAATSYSTNNFPMIPFYIYYSMFGFQRVGDLYWAAGDQQARGFLIGGTSGRTTLNGEGLQHEDGHSHIQSLTIPNCISYDPAYAYEVAVIIQNGLKRMYGKKQENIYYYITTTNENYLMPGLIDGTEEGICKGIYKLETYSGKEHFLQLLGSGSILHVVRKAAKILFKNYNIGSDVYSVTSFTELARNGQDCDRWNMLNPSCQPKIPYISSILKDYLTIASTDYMKLYAEQVRKYIPSQLYRVLGTDGYGCSDSRKNLRKHFEIDEYYIVVAALGDLYKCGKINVQLVLDAIKKFNINIDKINPRLV; this comes from the coding sequence ATGTTTCAAAATAATTATAAGGATATTGATATAGATCCCATAGAAACACAAGAATGGATAGATTCTATGAAATCTATAATACAGGAAGACGGCAATAATAGAGGAATTTTTATAATTCGTTCTATATTAAAAAAATATAAAAATATTTTTAATTCATGTTTAAAAAAAAATTTAATTTCTGATTATATTAATACTATTTCTGTTGAAAATGAAGAAAACTATCCTGGTAATCTTAAATTAGAAAAAAAAATTTGTACTGCTGTACGTTGGAATGCAATAATGATGGTTTTAAGAGCGTCTAAAAAAAAATTAGATTTAGGTGGGCATTTAGCTTCTTTTCAATCTTCTGCTATAATTTATGAAGTATGTTTTAATCATTTTTTTCATGCAGATCATGAATCTTTTTTAGGAGATATAATTTATTTTCAAGGACATATATCTCCGGGTATTTATTCTAGAGCATTTTTAGAAGGTAGAATTTCTGAAAATAAATTAAATAATTTTAGACAAGAAATAGGAGGAAAAGGTTTATCTTCTTATCCTCATCCAAAATTAATGTCTGATTTTTGGCAGTTTCCTACAGTATCTATGGGTTTAGGTCCAATTTGTGCTATTTATCAAGCGAAATTTTTAAAGTATTTATGTAATAGAAATTTAATTAAATTTAATAAACGTAAAATATATGCTTTTTTAGGAGATGGAGAAATGGATGAACCAGAATCTAAAGGTGCTATTCATATTGCCTCTCGTGAAAAACTAGATAATTTAATATTTCTTATTAATTGTAATTTACAAAGATTAGATGGACCAGTAATAGGAAATGGGAAAATTATTAATGAATTAGAAAGTTTTTTTTATGGTGCAGGTTGGAAAATAATTAAAGTAATTTGGGGTAGTAAATGGGATAAATTATTTAAAAAAGATAAAAGTGGGAAGTTAATTCAATTAATGAATGAAACTTTAGACGGTGATTATCAAACTTTTACATCTAAGGACGGAGCATATATTAGAAAAAATTTTTTTGGAAAATATCCAGAAACTATAAAATTAGTAAAAAATATGACTGATCAAGAAATATGGAATTTAAATAGAGGAGGTCATGATTTTAAAAAAGTTTATACTGCTCTAAAGAAAGCTCAAGAAGTTAAAAATAAACCTGTAGTAATATTTTTTCATACAATTAAAGGTTATGGTTTAGGAAGTAGTATTGCTGCAACAAATATTGCACATCAAGTTAAAAAAATTAGTTTTAAAGATATCGTAAATATTAGCTATAATTTTAAATTATCATTTTCAGATACAGAATTAAAAAAATTACCTTATATAACTTTTTCAAAATTTTCTGATGAATATAAATATCTCCATAATCGTAGAAAAAAATTAGGTGGTTATATTCCTAAAAGACGAAAAAATTTTACAGAACATATATTTATTCCTGATTTAATTGATTTTAAGTCTTTATTTTTACCACAAACAAAAAAAATTTCTACAACTATTGCATTTGTTAGAGTATTGTACATATTATTAAATAATTTAAATATTAAAGATAGAATTGTTCCAATTATTGCTGATGAAGCTCGAACATTTGGTATGGAAGGTTTATTTAGAAAAGTTGGAATTTATAATTTTAATGGTCAAAATTATGTTCCTCAAGATCAAGAAATATTATCTTATTATAAAGAAGATCAAAAAGGACAGATTTTACAAGAAGGTATTAATGAACTTGGAGCAGCTGCTTCTTGGATAGCTGCTGCAACTTCTTATAGTACTAATAATTTTCCTATGATACCATTTTATATTTATTATTCTATGTTTGGATTTCAGAGAGTTGGAGATTTATATTGGGCTGCAGGAGATCAACAAGCTCGAGGATTTTTAATAGGAGGAACATCTGGACGTACGACTTTAAATGGAGAAGGATTACAACATGAAGATGGACACAGTCATATTCAATCTTTAACTATTCCTAATTGTATTTCTTATGATCCTGCATATGCTTATGAAGTAGCTGTTATTATTCAAAATGGTTTAAAAAGAATGTATGGTAAAAAACAAGAAAATATTTATTATTATATTACAACAACAAATGAAAATTATTTAATGCCCGGATTAATAGATGGTACAGAAGAAGGAATATGTAAAGGAATATATAAATTAGAAACTTATTCTGGAAAAGAACATTTCTTGCAACTATTAGGTTCAGGATCAATATTACATGTTGTGAGAAAAGCAGCTAAAATTTTATTTAAAAATTATAATATTGGGTCAGACGTTTATAGCGTTACTTCTTTTACAGAATTAGCTAGAAATGGGCAAGATTGTGATCGTTGGAATATGTTAAATCCGTCTTGTCAACCTAAAATTCCATATATTAGTTCTATTTTAAAAGATTATCTTACTATTGCATCTACAGATTATATGAAATTGTATGCTGAACAAGTAAGAAAATATATTCCTTCTCAACTTTATAGAGTTTTAGGAACTGATGGATATGGATGTTCTGATAGTAGAAAAAATCTTCGTAAACATTTTGAAATAGATGAATATTATATTGTAGTAGCTGCATTAGGAGATTTATATAAATGCGGGAAAATAAATGTCCAATTAGTTTTAGATGCGATAAAAAAATTTAATATTAATATAGATAAAATAAATCCGCGTTTAGTATAA
- a CDS encoding 2-oxo acid dehydrogenase subunit E2: MSIKIKMPDIGIDQAEVIEVLINVQDKIKKNQTLIVVEGQKASIEIPCSTDGIIKKIHVKKGDIVKLNTSIITLKKLKKIKNNTLNFIQDPLLQKKNISQDLKKKNHTSILVRSSPSVKRLCRKLNISITKIPGTGRKNRVLKEDVKKYFSSKTNINKQDLYKKDFNISKNLLHNNNVNIKKNNIFLSKIQKISSERFSKNWKEVPHVTQFDKVDITKLDKFRNKINKYFKYKNIKFTLLTFIIKAVAINLLKFKNFNSILHRKKDRIVINKNINIGIAVNTKNGIVVPVIKDVNKKNIKDITEELIYLSEKSRNNTLIMDDMSNGSFTISSLGGFQVGSFTPIINCPEVAILGVSRSKIEPVWNKKSFIPRLLLPLSLSYDHRVINGVDSALFMQYLNKNLSNFYKILF; this comes from the coding sequence GTGAGTATTAAAATTAAAATGCCTGATATTGGTATAGATCAAGCAGAAGTAATAGAAGTTTTAATAAATGTTCAAGATAAAATAAAAAAAAATCAAACATTAATTGTTGTAGAAGGACAAAAAGCATCGATTGAAATTCCCTGTTCTACAGATGGAATTATAAAAAAAATTCATGTAAAAAAAGGAGATATAGTTAAACTAAATACTTCTATTATTACCTTAAAAAAATTAAAAAAAATAAAAAATAATACATTGAATTTTATTCAAGATCCTTTATTACAAAAAAAAAATATATCTCAAGATTTAAAAAAAAAAAATCATACTTCTATTTTAGTACGTTCATCTCCTTCTGTGAAAAGATTATGCAGAAAATTAAATATATCTATTACAAAAATCCCTGGAACAGGTAGAAAAAATAGAGTATTAAAAGAAGATGTAAAAAAATATTTTTCTTCTAAAACAAATATAAATAAACAAGATTTATATAAAAAAGATTTTAATATTTCTAAAAATTTATTACATAATAACAATGTTAATATAAAGAAAAATAATATTTTTCTTAGTAAAATACAAAAAATTTCAAGTGAACGTTTTTCTAAAAATTGGAAAGAAGTACCTCATGTTACTCAATTTGATAAAGTTGATATTACTAAATTAGATAAATTTAGAAATAAAATTAATAAATATTTTAAATATAAAAATATCAAATTTACATTATTAACTTTTATTATTAAAGCTGTTGCAATTAATTTATTAAAATTTAAAAACTTTAATAGTATATTACATCGCAAAAAAGACAGAATTGTTATTAATAAAAATATTAATATAGGTATTGCAGTAAACACTAAAAATGGAATTGTAGTACCAGTGATTAAAGATGTGAATAAAAAAAATATTAAAGATATTACTGAAGAACTTATATATTTATCAGAAAAATCTCGAAATAATACATTAATAATGGATGATATGAGTAATGGAAGTTTTACTATTTCTAGTTTAGGAGGTTTTCAAGTAGGTTCATTTACACCTATTATTAATTGTCCTGAAGTAGCGATATTAGGCGTTTCTCGTTCTAAAATAGAACCAGTATGGAATAAAAAATCTTTTATTCCTCGTTTATTATTACCTTTATCTTTATCTTATGATCATCGCGTAATCAATGGGGTAGATAGTGCTCTTTTTATGCAATATTTAAATAAAAATTTATCTAATTTTTATAAAATATTATTTTAA
- the lpdA gene encoding dihydrolipoyl dehydrogenase, whose product MNKEINTNLVVIGGGPAGYSAAFRASDLGIKTILIEKSKVLGGVCLNMGCIPSKTLLHFAKFLQEYQEFLDLNIFFNKIDFNLKNLKIWKNNIIQKMNNGLNILANKRNIKIIYGKASFINKNKIIVDNDTNKKFFINFKNVIIASGSKPIKLPYVKTSEKRVWYSTEALNVPFIPNRMLVIGGGIIGLEMATVYSSLGAKVDVIENSERILPSVDIDISSFFMQTIKEKFNLMLQTSIKNINFKKDYILVEIKQKDIIKKMHYDVILVSIGRFPNTNSLKLNNTEVQLNERKYIITDQQCRTNISNIFAIGDVSGPPMLAHKGIYEGHISSEVIFGKNHFFDTKIIPNVCYTDPEVAWVGITEQEAAEKNISYSTSIFPWNVLGRAHASNSSIGLTKLIFNKNTRQIIGGSVIGRNAGELLGEITLAIEMGCDVSDISLTMHAHPTLYESINSASKMFEGTITDLLNIK is encoded by the coding sequence ATGAATAAAGAAATTAATACTAATTTAGTGGTTATAGGAGGAGGTCCAGCAGGTTATTCAGCTGCCTTTAGAGCTTCTGATTTAGGAATTAAAACAATTTTAATAGAAAAAAGTAAAGTTTTAGGTGGAGTTTGTCTAAATATGGGATGTATTCCTTCAAAAACTTTATTACATTTTGCAAAATTTTTACAAGAATATCAAGAATTTCTGGATTTAAATATTTTTTTTAATAAAATTGATTTTAATTTAAAAAATTTAAAGATTTGGAAAAATAATATTATTCAAAAAATGAATAATGGATTAAATATTTTAGCTAATAAAAGAAATATAAAAATAATTTACGGAAAAGCTTCTTTTATAAATAAAAATAAAATTATTGTTGATAATGATACTAATAAAAAATTTTTTATAAATTTTAAAAATGTTATTATTGCTTCTGGTTCAAAACCAATAAAATTACCTTATGTTAAAACATCAGAAAAAAGAGTTTGGTACTCTACAGAAGCATTAAATGTTCCTTTTATTCCAAATCGTATGTTAGTTATTGGAGGAGGAATTATTGGGTTAGAAATGGCAACAGTTTATAGTTCTTTAGGTGCGAAAGTTGATGTAATAGAAAATTCTGAAAGAATATTACCCTCTGTTGATATAGATATTAGCAGTTTTTTTATGCAAACAATTAAAGAAAAATTTAATTTAATGTTACAAACTTCTATTAAAAATATTAATTTTAAAAAAGATTATATATTAGTTGAAATTAAACAAAAAGATATTATAAAAAAAATGCATTATGATGTAATTCTTGTTTCAATAGGAAGATTTCCAAATACAAATTCTTTAAAATTAAATAATACAGAAGTTCAATTAAATGAACGTAAATATATTATTACAGATCAGCAATGTAGAACAAATATTTCAAATATATTTGCTATAGGAGATGTATCTGGTCCTCCAATGTTAGCTCATAAAGGTATATATGAAGGTCATATTTCTTCGGAAGTAATTTTTGGAAAAAATCATTTTTTTGATACAAAAATTATTCCTAATGTTTGTTATACAGACCCAGAAGTTGCATGGGTAGGAATTACAGAACAAGAAGCAGCAGAAAAAAATATATCATATTCTACGTCTATTTTTCCATGGAATGTTTTAGGTCGTGCTCATGCTTCAAATTCTTCTATAGGATTAACAAAATTAATATTTAATAAAAATACTAGACAAATTATTGGAGGTTCTGTTATTGGAAGAAATGCAGGAGAATTATTAGGGGAAATTACATTAGCTATAGAAATGGGTTGTGATGTTTCTGATATTTCATTAACTATGCATGCTCATCCTACTTTATATGAATCTATAAATTCTGCATCAAAGATGTTTGAAGGAACAATTACTGATTTATTAAATATAAAATAA
- the erpA gene encoding iron-sulfur cluster insertion protein ErpA translates to MKKNFNNTLKFTKSAILQIKNLIKKKYNQDIKFRIYVTGGGCSGFQYGFKFDKKSNKKDYIIYQSKIFIVIDPISLQYLIGGKIDYIENLNGSKFIVTNPNSKTTCSCGTSFSI, encoded by the coding sequence ATGAAAAAAAATTTTAACAACACACTTAAATTCACTAAATCTGCGATTTTACAAATTAAAAATTTAATTAAGAAAAAATATAATCAAGATATCAAATTTAGAATATACGTTACAGGAGGCGGATGTAGCGGTTTTCAATATGGATTTAAATTTGATAAAAAAAGTAATAAAAAAGATTATATAATTTATCAATCAAAAATTTTTATTGTTATTGATCCAATTAGCTTACAATATTTAATCGGAGGGAAAATAGATTATATTGAAAATTTAAACGGATCAAAATTTATTGTTACTAATCCTAACTCAAAAACTACATGTAGTTGCGGAACATCTTTTAGTATATAA
- the ftsZ gene encoding cell division protein FtsZ, with translation MFEQVEASNDAVIKVIGVGGGGGNAVEHMVKENIEGVEFFAINTDAQALRKIEVSQIIQIGINVTKGLGAGANPEIGKTAAEEDKEILKKALEGADMIFIAAGMGGGTGTGAAPVIAEVAKSLGILTVAVVTKPFHFEGKKRTLCADQGILELSKYVDSLIIIPNDKLLKVLNRGISLLDAFSAANNILKGAVQGIAELITRPGLMNVDFADVRTVMSEMGYSMMGTGISSGENRSEEAAEIAISSPLLEDVDLSGAKGVLVNITAGMNLRLDEFEIVGNTIRAFSSDNATVVIGTSLDPDMNDELRVTVVATGIGLEKQLETVNKNNNTPITDKINDYRYKRLNPLNFSYKNTEKIKNKNIQKIIDKKNSYLDIPTFLRKK, from the coding sequence ATGTTTGAACAAGTAGAAGCAAGTAATGATGCAGTTATTAAAGTAATTGGAGTTGGCGGAGGAGGAGGAAACGCTGTTGAACATATGGTAAAAGAAAACATTGAAGGAGTAGAATTTTTTGCTATTAATACTGATGCGCAAGCTTTAAGAAAAATAGAAGTAAGTCAAATTATACAAATCGGAATTAATGTAACAAAAGGTCTAGGAGCAGGAGCAAATCCTGAGATTGGAAAAACTGCAGCTGAAGAAGATAAAGAGATCTTAAAAAAAGCTTTAGAAGGAGCTGATATGATATTTATAGCAGCTGGAATGGGAGGAGGAACAGGAACAGGAGCTGCTCCAGTAATCGCAGAAGTAGCAAAATCATTAGGTATATTAACTGTTGCAGTAGTAACAAAACCATTTCATTTTGAAGGTAAGAAAAGAACATTATGCGCGGATCAAGGAATTTTAGAACTATCTAAATATGTTGATTCTTTAATTATTATTCCAAATGATAAATTATTAAAAGTTTTGAACAGAGGAATTTCTTTATTAGACGCATTTAGTGCAGCTAATAATATTTTAAAAGGTGCAGTTCAAGGTATAGCAGAATTAATTACTAGACCTGGGTTAATGAATGTTGATTTTGCTGATGTACGTACAGTAATGTCTGAAATGGGTTATTCTATGATGGGAACTGGAATTTCTTCTGGAGAAAATAGATCAGAAGAAGCGGCAGAAATTGCTATTTCTAGTCCTCTTTTAGAAGATGTTGATTTATCAGGAGCAAAAGGCGTGTTAGTAAATATTACTGCAGGTATGAATCTTAGATTAGACGAATTTGAAATAGTTGGAAATACTATACGTGCATTTTCTTCTGATAATGCAACAGTAGTTATTGGAACTTCATTAGATCCGGATATGAACGATGAATTAAGAGTAACTGTTGTAGCTACAGGTATTGGTTTAGAAAAACAACTAGAAACCGTTAATAAAAATAATAATACTCCTATAACAGATAAAATAAATGACTACCGATATAAAAGATTAAATCCTTTGAATTTTTCTTATAAAAATACAGAAAAAATAAAAAATAAAAATATTCAAAAAATAATTGATAAAAAGAATTCATATTTAGATATTCCTACTTTTTTAAGAAAAAAATAA